The proteins below are encoded in one region of Chroicocephalus ridibundus chromosome 9, bChrRid1.1, whole genome shotgun sequence:
- the TM2D3 gene encoding TM2 domain-containing protein 3 isoform X1, translating to MAALAGLRALRRFCGVALFLSQLYVLSGRAGSLMTTKHSQPQSTFGKSLTSTSTNTPYFKIAESTEIPSYVTKCPSNGLCSRLPPDCMTCNTNYSCIYGKPATFDCKVKPYVHCLDQNNHEQENFTINMTCQFCWQLATTDYVCTNSTNCMTVSCPRQRYNATCTVRDHIHCLGNRVFPKMLYCNWTGGYKWSTALALSITLGGFGADRFYLGQWREGLGKLFSFGGLGIWTLIDVLLIGVGYVGPADGSLYI from the exons atggcggcgctggCGGGGCTGCGCGCCCTGCGGAGGTTCTGCGGCGTCGCGCTGTTCCTGTCCCAGCTCTACGTTCTCTCCGGCCGCG cagGATCTTTAATGACCACAAAGCATTCACAGCCACAGTCTACATTTGGAAAAAGTCTCACTTCAACAAGTACAAATActccttattttaaaatagcag AAAGTACAGAAATTCCATCTTATGTGACTAAATGTCCTAGCAACGGGCTTTGCAGTAGATTGCCACCAGACTGTATGACATGTAACACAAATTATTCCTGTATATATGGGAAACCGGCGACTTTTGATTGCAAAGTCAAGCCATATGTTCATTGTCTT GATCAGAATAACCATGAGCAGGAGAACTTTACAATTAACATGACATGCCAGTTTTGCTGGCAGCTTGCAACAACTGATTATGTATGTACCAATTCTACAAACTGCATGACGGTTTCTTGTCCGCGACAACGATACAATGCCACTTGTACAGTACGGGATCATATTCATTGTCTAG GTAATCGTGTCTTTCCTAAGATGCTCTATTGCAACTGGACTGGAGGTTATAAGTGGTCTACTGCCTTGGCGCTAAG CATCACCCTTGGTGGATTTGGGGCTGATCGTTTCTATTTGGGCCAGTGGCGGGAAGGTCTGGGAAAACTCTTCAGCTTTGGTGGACTTGGAATATGGACGCTAATTGACGTGCTGCTAATAGGTGTGGGCTATGTGGGGCCTGCAGATGGGTCTCTCTATATTTAA
- the TM2D3 gene encoding TM2 domain-containing protein 3 isoform X2, with product MAALAGLRALRRFCGVALFLSQLYVLSGRGSLMTTKHSQPQSTFGKSLTSTSTNTPYFKIAESTEIPSYVTKCPSNGLCSRLPPDCMTCNTNYSCIYGKPATFDCKVKPYVHCLDQNNHEQENFTINMTCQFCWQLATTDYVCTNSTNCMTVSCPRQRYNATCTVRDHIHCLGNRVFPKMLYCNWTGGYKWSTALALSITLGGFGADRFYLGQWREGLGKLFSFGGLGIWTLIDVLLIGVGYVGPADGSLYI from the exons atggcggcgctggCGGGGCTGCGCGCCCTGCGGAGGTTCTGCGGCGTCGCGCTGTTCCTGTCCCAGCTCTACGTTCTCTCCGGCCGCG GATCTTTAATGACCACAAAGCATTCACAGCCACAGTCTACATTTGGAAAAAGTCTCACTTCAACAAGTACAAATActccttattttaaaatagcag AAAGTACAGAAATTCCATCTTATGTGACTAAATGTCCTAGCAACGGGCTTTGCAGTAGATTGCCACCAGACTGTATGACATGTAACACAAATTATTCCTGTATATATGGGAAACCGGCGACTTTTGATTGCAAAGTCAAGCCATATGTTCATTGTCTT GATCAGAATAACCATGAGCAGGAGAACTTTACAATTAACATGACATGCCAGTTTTGCTGGCAGCTTGCAACAACTGATTATGTATGTACCAATTCTACAAACTGCATGACGGTTTCTTGTCCGCGACAACGATACAATGCCACTTGTACAGTACGGGATCATATTCATTGTCTAG GTAATCGTGTCTTTCCTAAGATGCTCTATTGCAACTGGACTGGAGGTTATAAGTGGTCTACTGCCTTGGCGCTAAG CATCACCCTTGGTGGATTTGGGGCTGATCGTTTCTATTTGGGCCAGTGGCGGGAAGGTCTGGGAAAACTCTTCAGCTTTGGTGGACTTGGAATATGGACGCTAATTGACGTGCTGCTAATAGGTGTGGGCTATGTGGGGCCTGCAGATGGGTCTCTCTATATTTAA